The following are encoded in a window of Allosphingosinicella indica genomic DNA:
- a CDS encoding DUF488 family protein translates to MRIFTIGYEGATQAELIAALSAAGVERLIDVRAVPLSRKPGFSKKVLAAALKEAGIDYIHLKPLGTPPEGREAARKGRHDVLERVYAGQLELPEAMAASAQMLALAAEKPSALLCFERDPKTCHRTLLLDSIAPGAEVVDLFT, encoded by the coding sequence ATGCGCATATTCACGATCGGCTATGAGGGCGCGACGCAGGCGGAACTGATCGCTGCGCTTAGCGCGGCAGGAGTCGAGCGGCTGATCGACGTGCGTGCGGTGCCGTTGTCGCGCAAGCCCGGCTTTTCCAAGAAAGTTCTCGCCGCAGCGCTCAAGGAGGCGGGAATCGATTACATTCATCTGAAGCCGCTCGGCACGCCGCCCGAGGGGCGCGAGGCGGCGCGCAAGGGGCGGCACGACGTGCTGGAGCGGGTCTACGCCGGCCAGCTCGAGCTACCCGAGGCGATGGCGGCCTCCGCGCAGATGCTGGCGCTCGCCGCGGAGAAGCCGAGCGCATTGTTATGCTTCGAGCGTGACCCCAAGACCTGCCACCGGACGCTGCTCCTCGATAGCATCGCGCCCGGTGCGGAGGTGGTAGACCTTTTCACCTGA
- a CDS encoding tetratricopeptide repeat protein has translation MKSVTRLALLLGAALSLPATAGAQATQLSKQERTALSAVQTAMQARDYATAAGAITTAKSQAQSAYGHYLASSYELQLAMQTNNRAMQATAIDAMISSGAAPASSMEELYKNKGALALAAGRLDQAEAAFGKWAELSPNNVDAMLALAEVKDDRKKVNESVTLIDRAIDARKAAGQPVPESWYKRGLKHAFDAKLAAPSLKFATGLVSAYPSPQNWRDALLVYRDIGQPDPQAKLDMMRLMRSSKALSGERDYLAMASLLSDEKLPAESHAVLQEGVSAKMVDAGKGEYKTLLANTDKRAAGDKKALAGLDKKAESGKDGQAALMAADNHFAFGDYAKAAEYYAMAKTKGGVDAGLVDTRLGMAQALGGQRAAAETTLRGVTGPRATLASYWLVWLANGGRTA, from the coding sequence ATGAAGTCCGTAACCCGCTTGGCCCTGCTGCTGGGCGCCGCACTTTCCTTGCCGGCCACCGCCGGCGCGCAGGCGACGCAGCTTTCCAAGCAGGAGCGGACGGCGCTGAGCGCGGTGCAGACCGCGATGCAGGCGCGCGACTACGCCACCGCCGCCGGCGCGATCACCACCGCCAAATCGCAGGCGCAGAGCGCCTACGGCCATTATCTGGCGTCGTCCTACGAGTTGCAGCTCGCCATGCAGACCAACAACCGGGCAATGCAGGCCACCGCGATTGACGCGATGATATCGAGCGGCGCGGCGCCGGCGTCCAGCATGGAAGAGCTGTACAAGAACAAGGGCGCACTCGCGCTCGCCGCCGGGCGGCTCGATCAGGCAGAGGCGGCGTTTGGCAAATGGGCTGAGCTTTCGCCCAACAATGTCGATGCGATGCTCGCTCTCGCCGAGGTCAAGGACGATCGTAAGAAGGTCAACGAGTCCGTTACGCTCATCGACCGCGCGATCGATGCGCGGAAGGCCGCGGGCCAGCCCGTCCCCGAATCCTGGTACAAGCGCGGCCTGAAGCATGCATTCGATGCCAAGCTCGCGGCGCCCAGCCTCAAGTTCGCGACCGGGCTGGTCTCGGCCTATCCGAGCCCGCAGAACTGGCGCGACGCCTTGCTCGTCTATCGCGACATCGGCCAGCCCGATCCGCAGGCGAAGCTCGACATGATGCGGCTCATGCGCTCCAGCAAGGCGCTGTCGGGCGAGCGCGACTATCTGGCGATGGCATCGCTGCTGAGCGACGAGAAGCTTCCGGCCGAGAGTCATGCCGTGCTGCAGGAGGGCGTCTCCGCCAAGATGGTGGATGCGGGGAAAGGCGAGTATAAGACGCTCCTCGCCAACACCGACAAGCGCGCCGCAGGCGACAAGAAGGCGCTCGCCGGCCTCGACAAGAAGGCGGAGAGCGGCAAGGACGGGCAGGCGGCGCTGATGGCCGCCGACAATCATTTCGCGTTCGGGGACTATGCCAAGGCGGCGGAATATTACGCCATGGCCAAGACCAAGGGGGGCGTTGACGCCGGGCTGGTCGATACCAGGCTCGGCATGGCGCAGGCGCTCGGCGGCCAGCGCGCGGCGGCGGAGACGACGCTGCGCGGCGTGACCGGCCCGCGCGCCACGCTCGCATCCTATTGGCTCGTGTGGCTCGCCAACGGCGGCCGCACCGCCTGA
- a CDS encoding sensor histidine kinase encodes MRFDDRIATVLALPEAQAWSRAAKWRQLVDLLAQHRGGESEGTTAAIAYLRTHRDDLSKDARRDIATSLIGRAVAPSLIAFFAEDHAAIAAPLIAGARLSTDEWLALLPRLTPTARALLRHREDLGSDVAQALKAFGASDLVLGGTVEAVADIARAEEDGGRQIRDLVARIEAFRRHRPVPAVLPADQADSFRWETGSDGVIGWVDGAPRGPLIGQSIATIAGPGRHGVDGQASGAFEKRAGFRDARLSVPGAGAASGDWRISGVPFFDSHSGSFQGYRGTARRPRADEVARPIGGGEGGLFGTGFPADSLRQLIHELRTPLNAIIGFAEMIEGEYMGAADTAYRERARSIVARAGGLLASVDDLDTAARLETGRMTVERSEADVVALLVRLHDAYEKVAGVRDGRIVVEIERDLPPAKVDPAAAERMFARLLAATVGLAGEGETISASMTQRPLGPRRMLSLGLDRPRAISGLDESALLDPGYSPDGDWPGAPALGLGFALRLVRNLAEAAGGALTIGADRFTLYLPPAEKTARVTGEGTL; translated from the coding sequence ATGCGCTTCGACGATCGGATCGCGACGGTGCTCGCGCTGCCCGAGGCGCAGGCCTGGTCGCGCGCCGCGAAATGGCGCCAGCTCGTCGATCTGCTCGCCCAGCATCGCGGCGGCGAGAGCGAGGGCACGACCGCCGCCATCGCCTATCTGCGCACCCACCGCGATGATCTCAGCAAGGACGCGCGCCGCGACATCGCGACGAGCCTCATCGGGCGCGCCGTCGCGCCATCGCTGATCGCCTTCTTCGCCGAGGATCATGCCGCGATCGCCGCGCCGCTGATCGCCGGCGCGCGCCTGTCTACGGACGAGTGGCTGGCGCTGTTGCCGCGGCTCACGCCCACCGCGCGCGCGCTGCTCCGCCACCGCGAAGATCTGGGCAGCGACGTCGCGCAGGCGCTCAAGGCCTTCGGCGCGAGCGATCTCGTTCTGGGCGGAACGGTGGAGGCAGTCGCCGATATCGCCAGGGCGGAGGAGGACGGCGGCCGCCAGATCCGCGATCTCGTCGCACGGATCGAGGCGTTCCGCCGCCACCGCCCGGTGCCGGCCGTGCTGCCCGCGGACCAGGCCGATTCCTTCCGCTGGGAAACCGGATCGGACGGCGTGATCGGCTGGGTGGACGGCGCACCGCGCGGGCCGCTGATCGGCCAGTCGATCGCCACGATCGCCGGTCCCGGCCGCCACGGTGTCGATGGCCAGGCGTCTGGCGCGTTCGAAAAGCGCGCGGGCTTTCGGGACGCGCGGCTGAGCGTTCCCGGTGCCGGCGCTGCTTCAGGCGATTGGCGCATTTCGGGCGTGCCGTTCTTCGACAGTCATTCGGGCAGCTTCCAGGGCTATCGCGGCACCGCAAGGCGCCCGCGGGCGGATGAAGTGGCGCGGCCGATCGGCGGCGGCGAGGGCGGGCTGTTCGGCACCGGCTTCCCGGCGGATTCGCTCCGCCAGCTCATCCACGAGCTGCGCACGCCCTTGAACGCGATTATCGGCTTCGCCGAGATGATCGAAGGCGAATATATGGGCGCCGCCGACACCGCCTATCGCGAGCGTGCGCGCTCGATCGTCGCGCGTGCCGGCGGGTTGCTCGCTTCGGTCGACGATCTCGACACCGCCGCACGGCTTGAAACCGGCCGCATGACGGTGGAACGCAGCGAGGCCGATGTCGTCGCGCTGCTCGTCCGCCTCCACGACGCCTATGAAAAAGTCGCTGGGGTGCGCGACGGCCGGATCGTCGTGGAGATCGAGCGCGATCTGCCGCCCGCCAAGGTCGATCCCGCCGCCGCCGAGCGGATGTTCGCGCGGTTGCTCGCCGCCACCGTCGGGCTGGCGGGGGAAGGCGAGACGATCTCCGCCAGCATGACGCAACGCCCGCTAGGCCCGCGGCGAATGCTGAGCCTTGGGCTCGATCGCCCGCGCGCCATTTCCGGGCTCGACGAGAGCGCCTTGCTCGATCCGGGCTACAGCCCCGACGGCGACTGGCCTGGCGCGCCCGCGCTCGGCCTCGGTTTCGCCCTCCGCCTCGTTCGCAATCTCGCCGAGGCAGCGGGGGGCGCTCTGACCATCGGCGCCGACCGCTTCACGCTCTATCTGCCGCCGGCCGAAAAGACGGCGCGGGTGACGGGCGAGGGGACGCTCTGA
- a CDS encoding M28 family peptidase, translating into MTRLRRTALAALPFFAIAGAAAAQGQPDVAALRDAALKDDLAWDITEGLTTEVGPRLAGTEAEKRARDWAVKRLTALGFANVRVEPFDMPVWVRGEEKAEIVSPFPQPLVLAALGNSGATPANGITAEVVGFESFADLQAAPASAVKGKIVFVSHAMKATQDGSGYGPFGTARRQGPSEASRKGAAAIVIRSIGTDYHRNPHTGVQTFAEGVKPIPAAALSLPDAEQLQRILKRGQPVRMKLVLTPRNIGKRQSGNVIAEVPGSDPAAGVVLVACHLDSWDQGTGAIDDAAGCGIVTAAAKRIAEAGVPRRTIRIVWFGAEEVGLFGGLDYRAKRGGEKHAIIAESDFGADRVWKVNSQGPATAKPAIDRLVAALSPLGIVQGSTTRASGSDIGPMAADGMSTIELSQDGTRYFDYHHTPDDTLDKVDPEQLRQNVAAWTAMLAVMAHAPEELASPVRPRN; encoded by the coding sequence ATGACCCGACTCCGCCGCACCGCGCTCGCCGCCCTTCCCTTCTTCGCCATTGCCGGCGCTGCCGCCGCGCAGGGCCAGCCAGACGTCGCCGCGCTCCGCGATGCGGCGCTGAAGGACGATCTGGCCTGGGACATCACCGAGGGGCTCACCACCGAGGTCGGCCCGCGGCTTGCCGGCACCGAAGCGGAGAAGCGAGCGCGCGACTGGGCGGTGAAGCGGCTGACCGCGCTCGGCTTCGCAAACGTCCGCGTCGAGCCTTTCGACATGCCGGTGTGGGTGCGCGGAGAGGAGAAGGCGGAGATCGTCAGCCCCTTCCCGCAGCCGCTGGTGCTCGCCGCGCTCGGCAACAGCGGCGCGACGCCGGCGAACGGCATCACCGCTGAAGTCGTCGGCTTCGAAAGCTTCGCCGATCTGCAGGCCGCCCCGGCATCCGCGGTCAAGGGCAAGATCGTCTTCGTTAGTCATGCCATGAAGGCGACGCAGGACGGTTCGGGCTACGGCCCGTTCGGCACGGCGCGGCGGCAGGGTCCGTCGGAAGCGAGCCGCAAGGGCGCGGCGGCGATCGTGATCCGCTCGATCGGCACCGATTATCATCGCAACCCGCACACCGGCGTCCAGACCTTTGCGGAGGGTGTGAAGCCGATCCCCGCCGCGGCGCTTTCCCTCCCCGATGCCGAGCAATTGCAGCGCATCCTGAAGCGCGGCCAGCCGGTGCGGATGAAGCTGGTGCTGACCCCGCGCAACATCGGCAAGCGCCAGTCGGGCAACGTCATCGCCGAAGTGCCGGGCAGCGATCCCGCGGCGGGCGTTGTCCTCGTCGCCTGCCACCTCGATAGCTGGGACCAGGGCACCGGCGCGATCGACGATGCGGCGGGCTGCGGCATCGTCACCGCCGCCGCCAAGCGCATCGCCGAAGCAGGAGTGCCGCGGCGCACGATCCGCATCGTCTGGTTCGGCGCCGAGGAAGTGGGCCTCTTCGGCGGCCTCGACTATCGCGCCAAGCGCGGCGGTGAGAAGCACGCGATAATCGCCGAAAGCGATTTCGGCGCGGACCGGGTGTGGAAGGTCAACAGCCAGGGACCGGCCACTGCCAAACCGGCGATCGACCGGCTGGTGGCCGCCCTTTCGCCGCTCGGTATCGTCCAAGGATCGACGACCCGCGCCAGCGGATCGGACATCGGGCCGATGGCGGCAGACGGCATGTCGACGATCGAGCTGTCACAGGACGGCACCCGTTATTTCGATTATCATCACACGCCCGACGACACGCTCGACAAGGTCGATCCCGAACAGCTCCGCCAGAATGTCGCGGCCTGGACGGCGATGCTGGCGGTGATGGCGCACGCGCCCGAGGAACTTGCCTCGCCGGTCAGGCCGAGGAACTGA
- a CDS encoding tetratricopeptide repeat protein, which produces MTMKTLPTIALALALAVGGTALAQPAFAQDKKEEAQQRKFNLSSGARKPISELQTAVTANDEAGYTAKLPAAQKAAKNNDDRYVVAQLMLQWAIAKNDDRLKLAAIEALEASGGATPEEMGTVYQNIAALKTKLGDTAGAEAAMAKLAQAQPDNPDVIVTQAEMKASQQQPAEALQLFQKAIAAKKAQGPVPEEWYKRGLKFAFEGKNPQATAQLSRELVSAYPTQENWRDTLLIYRDTTNLDKPATIDLLRLVRQAKAMAGERDYYELAEALNDRGLPGETKAVLDEGIAAKAVDPNKLAFSEMLKSATDKIPADRKGLPAEEQKALAGGSGTAVLGVADAYYGYGDYAKAATLYKAALQKGGVDANLANTRLGIALAMAGQKAEAETAFKAVTGQRADIASFWMLWLNQRA; this is translated from the coding sequence ATGACGATGAAGACCCTCCCCACGATTGCCCTCGCGCTTGCGCTCGCGGTCGGCGGCACCGCGCTCGCCCAGCCCGCCTTCGCGCAGGACAAGAAGGAAGAAGCGCAGCAGCGCAAGTTCAACCTCAGCTCGGGTGCGCGCAAGCCGATCAGCGAGCTGCAGACGGCGGTCACCGCCAACGACGAAGCGGGCTACACCGCCAAGCTGCCCGCCGCGCAGAAGGCTGCCAAGAACAACGACGACCGCTACGTCGTCGCGCAGCTCATGTTGCAATGGGCGATCGCCAAGAACGACGACCGGCTGAAGCTCGCCGCGATCGAGGCGCTCGAAGCGAGCGGCGGCGCGACCCCGGAAGAGATGGGTACCGTCTATCAGAACATCGCGGCGCTGAAGACCAAGCTGGGCGACACCGCCGGTGCGGAAGCCGCGATGGCCAAGCTTGCCCAGGCGCAGCCGGACAACCCCGACGTGATCGTCACCCAGGCGGAGATGAAAGCGTCTCAGCAGCAGCCCGCGGAGGCGCTCCAGCTCTTCCAGAAGGCCATCGCCGCCAAGAAGGCGCAGGGGCCGGTGCCGGAGGAATGGTACAAGCGCGGGCTGAAGTTCGCCTTCGAGGGCAAGAACCCACAGGCGACGGCACAGCTTAGCCGCGAGCTCGTCTCGGCCTATCCGACCCAGGAGAATTGGCGCGACACGCTGCTGATCTATCGCGACACGACGAACCTCGACAAGCCGGCGACGATCGACCTGCTGCGCCTGGTCCGCCAGGCGAAGGCGATGGCCGGCGAGCGCGACTATTACGAGCTGGCCGAGGCGCTCAATGACCGCGGCCTGCCGGGCGAGACCAAGGCGGTGCTCGACGAGGGCATCGCCGCCAAGGCGGTCGACCCCAACAAGCTCGCCTTCTCGGAAATGCTGAAATCGGCCACCGACAAGATCCCGGCCGATCGCAAGGGCCTGCCAGCGGAAGAGCAGAAGGCACTGGCTGGCGGTAGCGGCACCGCCGTGCTCGGCGTCGCCGACGCCTATTACGGCTATGGCGACTATGCCAAGGCCGCGACGCTCTACAAGGCGGCGCTGCAGAAGGGCGGCGTCGATGCCAATCTCGCCAACACCCGCCTCGGCATCGCGCTCGCGATGGCGGGGCAGAAGGCGGAGGCCGAGACGGCGTTCAAGGCGGTGACCGGCCAGCGCGCCGACATCGCCAGCTTTTGGATGCTCTGGCTCAACCAGCGCGCCTGA
- the gyrA gene encoding DNA gyrase subunit A, protein MKTSYLDYAMSVIVARALPDVRDGLKPVHRRILFASQEGGFVPGRPYRKSAKIVGDVMGNYHPHGDSAIYDALARMTQDWSLRVPLIDGQGNFGSMDPDPPASMRYTEARLAKVAMTLLDDLDKDTVDFTPNYDGSREEPQVMPARFPNLLVNGAGGIAVGMATNIPPHNLGEVIAACRAYMDNPGITVDELIEIVPGPDFPTAPLILGQAGARSAYHTGRGSIIMRARHTVEENRGDRRSIVLTSIPFQVGKSGLVEKIAEAAKEKRIEGVSDIRDESNREGVRVVIELKRDATPDVVLNQLWRHTPAQSSFPANMLALRGGRPETLNLREIIEAFVRFREEVITRRSKFELAKARDRAHLLLGLVIAVTNLDEVVRIIRGSASPAEARAALLARQWPVAEIAPYIRLVEAVEHEVEGDSYRLSELQVKAILDLRLHRLTALGRDEIGDELKELAASIGALLEILSDRVKLYAVMRQEFDEIDAQFSTPRVSEIAPAWDGIDDEDLIEREEMVVTVTHGGYIKRTPLQTFRTQARGGKGRAGMATKDEDAIVKLFVTSTHTPVLFFSTHGKVYRKKVWRLPEGAPQARGRPMVNLLPLAPGETISTVLPLPEDEAEWGRLHVIFATAHGGVRRNSMDAFANVPSNGKFAMRFDEDATDRLIGVALLTEEDDVLLATRQGKAIRFEATAVREFQSRTSTGVRGITLKGDDEVISLSILHGFQATTEERDAYLRAAPWKENENAPTLPPERMAEFAEAEEFVMTVCANGYGKRSSAYEYRRTNRGGQGITNIDNLARNGPVVASFPAHNGEQLMLVTDQAKLIRMSVGDTRVIGRNSAGVRLFNVGQGEHVVSAARIEESEEDGEEVVSETPETAPETGAVIGDDLADGGESAPPTE, encoded by the coding sequence ATGAAGACCTCCTACCTCGACTATGCGATGTCGGTGATCGTCGCGCGCGCGCTACCCGACGTGCGCGACGGGCTGAAGCCGGTCCACCGCCGCATCCTCTTCGCCAGCCAGGAAGGCGGCTTCGTCCCCGGCCGCCCCTATCGCAAATCGGCCAAGATCGTCGGCGACGTGATGGGCAATTATCACCCGCATGGCGACAGCGCGATCTACGACGCACTCGCGCGCATGACGCAGGATTGGTCGCTTCGCGTGCCGCTGATCGACGGTCAGGGCAATTTCGGATCGATGGATCCCGATCCGCCCGCCTCGATGCGCTACACCGAGGCGCGGCTCGCCAAGGTGGCGATGACTTTGCTCGACGATCTCGACAAGGACACGGTCGATTTCACGCCCAACTATGACGGATCGCGCGAAGAGCCGCAGGTCATGCCGGCGCGCTTCCCGAATCTGCTGGTCAATGGCGCGGGCGGCATCGCGGTCGGCATGGCGACCAACATACCGCCGCATAACCTCGGCGAAGTGATCGCCGCTTGCCGCGCCTATATGGACAATCCGGGCATCACCGTGGACGAGCTCATCGAGATCGTCCCCGGCCCCGATTTCCCCACCGCGCCGCTGATCCTCGGGCAGGCTGGCGCGCGCAGCGCCTATCACACCGGCCGCGGCTCGATCATCATGCGCGCGCGCCACACGGTGGAGGAAAATCGCGGCGACCGCCGGTCGATCGTGCTCACCTCCATCCCCTTTCAGGTCGGCAAGTCCGGGCTGGTCGAGAAGATCGCCGAGGCGGCCAAGGAGAAGCGGATCGAGGGCGTCAGCGACATCCGCGACGAATCGAACCGCGAAGGAGTCCGCGTCGTCATCGAGCTGAAGCGCGATGCGACCCCTGACGTGGTGCTCAATCAGCTCTGGCGGCACACGCCCGCGCAATCTTCCTTCCCCGCCAACATGCTGGCGTTGCGCGGCGGCCGGCCCGAAACGCTCAACCTGCGCGAAATCATAGAGGCGTTCGTCCGCTTCCGCGAGGAGGTGATCACCCGCCGCTCCAAGTTCGAGCTCGCAAAGGCGCGCGACCGGGCGCACCTGTTGCTCGGCCTCGTCATCGCCGTCACCAACCTCGACGAGGTGGTGCGGATCATCCGCGGCTCCGCCTCCCCCGCCGAGGCGCGCGCCGCGCTGCTCGCGCGACAATGGCCGGTCGCCGAGATCGCGCCCTACATCCGCCTCGTCGAGGCCGTCGAGCATGAGGTGGAGGGCGACAGCTACCGTCTGTCCGAGCTTCAGGTGAAGGCGATCCTCGATCTGCGCCTCCACCGCCTCACCGCGCTCGGCCGCGACGAGATTGGCGACGAATTGAAGGAGCTGGCGGCCTCGATCGGCGCGTTGCTCGAAATCCTCTCAGACCGCGTCAAGCTCTACGCCGTGATGCGGCAGGAGTTCGACGAGATCGATGCGCAATTCTCCACCCCGCGCGTGTCCGAGATCGCGCCCGCCTGGGACGGCATCGACGACGAGGATCTGATCGAGCGCGAGGAGATGGTCGTCACCGTCACCCACGGCGGCTACATCAAGCGCACCCCGCTCCAGACTTTCCGCACCCAGGCGCGCGGCGGCAAGGGCCGCGCCGGCATGGCGACCAAGGACGAGGATGCGATCGTCAAGCTGTTCGTCACCTCGACGCACACGCCGGTGTTGTTCTTCTCCACCCACGGCAAGGTCTATCGCAAGAAGGTGTGGAGGCTGCCGGAAGGCGCTCCGCAGGCGCGCGGCCGGCCGATGGTCAACCTGCTGCCGCTCGCCCCCGGCGAGACGATCTCAACCGTGCTGCCGCTGCCTGAGGACGAGGCCGAATGGGGCCGGCTCCACGTCATCTTCGCCACCGCCCATGGCGGCGTGCGGCGCAACAGCATGGACGCCTTCGCCAACGTGCCCTCCAACGGCAAGTTCGCGATGCGCTTCGACGAGGACGCGACCGACCGCCTGATCGGCGTCGCGCTGCTCACCGAGGAGGACGACGTGCTGCTCGCCACCCGCCAGGGCAAGGCGATCCGCTTCGAGGCGACCGCGGTGCGCGAATTCCAGAGCCGCACCTCGACCGGCGTCCGCGGCATTACGCTGAAGGGCGACGACGAGGTCATCTCGCTGTCGATCCTCCATGGCTTCCAGGCGACCACCGAAGAGCGCGACGCTTATCTCCGCGCCGCGCCGTGGAAGGAGAATGAGAACGCCCCGACGCTCCCGCCAGAACGGATGGCGGAATTCGCCGAGGCGGAGGAGTTCGTAATGACGGTCTGCGCCAACGGCTATGGCAAGCGCAGCTCGGCCTATGAATATCGCCGCACCAACCGCGGCGGCCAAGGCATCACCAATATCGACAACCTCGCCCGCAACGGCCCCGTGGTGGCGAGCTTCCCCGCGCACAATGGCGAACAGCTCATGCTCGTCACCGATCAGGCGAAGCTCATCCGCATGTCGGTCGGCGATACCCGCGTCATCGGCCGCAACAGCGCGGGCGTCCGCCTCTTCAACGTCGGCCAGGGCGAACATGTCGTCTCGGCCGCGCGGATCGAGGAAAGCGAGGAGGATGGCGAGGAGGTCGTCTCCGAGACGCCGGAGACGGCACCCGAGACCGGCGCGGTCATCGGCGACGATCTGGCCGACGGTGGTGAAAGCGCTCCTCCGACCGAGTAA
- the trmFO gene encoding methylenetetrahydrofolate--tRNA-(uracil(54)-C(5))-methyltransferase (FADH(2)-oxidizing) TrmFO, protein MTHQVHIIGGGLAGSEAAWQLAEAGVRVRLSEMRGSGEMTPAHHTDGLAELVCSNSFRSDDAEHNAVGLLHAEMRALGSIIMACGDEHRVPAGSALAVDRDGFSAAVTARLSGHPNIEIVRERVDTLPADGLAIIATGPLTAAPLAEAIRGATGADALAFFDAIAPIVHRDSIDMDIAWMAARWDKGGKDYINCPMTEEQYRAFHQALLDGDKTEFREWEKDTPYFEGCMPIEVMASRGLDTLRYGPMKPVGLDDPGTGRWPHAVVQLRQDNALGTLWNIVGFQTKLKYAEQVRIFRMIPGLENAEFARLGGLHRNTFIRSPELLDGELRLKSAPNVRFAGQITGCEGYVESAAIGLIAGRFAAAEAKGGSLDVPPAETALGALLGHITGGAEADSYQPMNVNFGLFPPVTGRVKKAERKARYTSRARDALADWMETLPAV, encoded by the coding sequence ATGACGCATCAGGTTCACATCATCGGCGGCGGGCTCGCAGGGTCGGAGGCGGCGTGGCAGCTCGCCGAAGCGGGCGTGCGCGTGCGGCTCTCGGAGATGCGCGGCAGCGGCGAGATGACGCCCGCGCATCATACCGATGGGCTGGCCGAGCTGGTCTGCTCGAACAGCTTCCGTTCCGACGATGCCGAGCATAATGCAGTCGGGCTTCTGCATGCCGAGATGCGTGCGCTCGGATCGATCATCATGGCGTGCGGCGACGAACATCGCGTGCCCGCCGGATCGGCGCTCGCGGTGGACCGCGACGGCTTCTCGGCGGCGGTCACCGCGCGGCTCTCAGGCCATCCCAATATCGAGATCGTACGTGAGCGCGTCGATACGCTCCCCGCCGACGGCCTCGCGATCATCGCGACCGGGCCTCTGACCGCCGCGCCGCTCGCCGAGGCGATCCGCGGCGCGACCGGCGCCGACGCGCTCGCCTTCTTCGATGCGATCGCGCCGATCGTCCACCGCGACAGCATCGACATGGACATCGCCTGGATGGCGGCGCGGTGGGACAAGGGCGGGAAGGACTATATCAACTGCCCGATGACTGAAGAGCAATATCGCGCCTTCCACCAGGCGCTGCTCGACGGCGACAAGACCGAATTCCGCGAGTGGGAAAAGGACACGCCCTATTTCGAGGGCTGCATGCCGATCGAGGTGATGGCGTCGCGCGGGCTCGACACGTTGCGCTACGGCCCGATGAAGCCGGTCGGCCTCGACGATCCCGGGACCGGGCGCTGGCCGCATGCGGTCGTCCAGCTCCGCCAGGACAATGCGCTCGGCACGCTGTGGAACATCGTCGGCTTCCAGACCAAGCTCAAATATGCCGAGCAGGTGCGCATCTTCCGGATGATCCCGGGTCTGGAGAATGCCGAATTCGCCAGGCTCGGCGGGCTGCACCGCAACACTTTCATCCGCTCGCCTGAACTGCTCGACGGCGAGCTCCGTCTGAAGTCTGCACCCAACGTTCGCTTCGCGGGTCAGATCACCGGCTGCGAAGGCTATGTTGAAAGCGCCGCGATCGGGCTCATCGCCGGCCGCTTCGCCGCCGCCGAGGCCAAGGGCGGATCGCTCGACGTCCCCCCGGCAGAAACCGCGCTCGGCGCGCTCCTCGGCCACATCACCGGCGGCGCCGAGGCTGACAGCTATCAGCCGATGAACGTCAATTTCGGCCTGTTTCCGCCGGTCACCGGCCGGGTGAAAAAGGCCGAGCGCAAGGCGCGCTATACGTCCCGCGCCCGCGATGCGCTGGCGGACTGGATGGAGACGCTCCCCGCCGTCTGA